One Coffea arabica cultivar ET-39 chromosome 5c, Coffea Arabica ET-39 HiFi, whole genome shotgun sequence DNA window includes the following coding sequences:
- the LOC113689236 gene encoding uncharacterized protein has translation MPRSSRTGELVYDPEVEKATRRRRQETKRQKEGHLFAANESAEDGVSMTNTQTLKELAAPELTHQPLCITFPTLAENTAFELKSGLIHLLPSFHGLSGEEPHKHVKEFEVVCSSMKPPGVTEEQIRLRAFPFSLKDAAKDWLYYLPAGSITTWAQLKKKFLEKFFPASRAASLRKEICSIKQYPGESLYEYWERFNKLCTRCPQHQISEQLLIQYFYEGLQPTDRSIIDAASGGALANKTPREAWELIEAMAENSQQFGLRESNPPRRVNEVETSSLQQQISELTSVVRQLVVGNVPQVKACGICTNMGHHTDSCPILQEDGAEQVNMAGGVPAPRRQYDPYSNTYNPGWRDHPNLSYGSRPQNAFSNRPPGFQQPWQHKSQPSSSTSGSSLEEIVKSLANTTTQLVTTTTQFQHDTKAGMKDMETRMSQMATAINRLESHVYGKLPSQPEVNPRNVSAMTLRSGKEVEGSKLTISKSKSEEQIEKGIEEEWRIHEEPKVPKYAKFLKDLCVNKRKLRGDERVMVGENVSAVLQRKLPPKCRDPGTLDACVSIDYCMTSALLVVLLSFEMLEGKHCLGVGGFDRAVIGHILQCYFGLILAIYGAKY, from the exons atgccccgTTCTTCTCGCACAGGTGAATTAGTGTACGACCCTGAGGTTGAGAAGGCAACGCGTAGGCGGAGGCAAGAGACCAAGAGACAAAAAGAAGGGCACTTATTTGCTGCAAACGAGTCAGCGGAAGACGGAGTAAGCATGACCAACACCCAAACATTGAAGGAGCTGGCTGCCCCGGAGTTGACTCACCAGCCCTTATGCATCACATTCCCCACTCTGGCAGAGAATACTGCTTTCGAGCTGAAGTCGGGGTTGATTCACCTCTTACCTTCTTTCCATGGTCTCTCTGGCGAAGAACCCCACAAACATGTCAAGGAGTTCGAGGTAGTTTGCTCCAGCATGAAACCTCCTGGGGTCACTGAGGAGCAGATAAGACTTAGAGCTTTCCCCTTCTCTCTCAAGGATGCAGCAAAGGATTGGCTATACTACCTACCAGCGGGTAGTATTACCACATGGGCACAGTTAAAgaagaaatttttggaaaaattcttccCTGCATCCCGGGCTGCGAGTTTGAGGAAGGAGATCTGCAGCATTAAACAATATCCCGGTGAGTCCTTGTATGAATACTGGGAAAGGTTTAACAAGTTGTGCACTAGATGCCCGCAGCATCAAATTAGTGAGCAACTGTTAATCCAATACTTCTATGAAGGGCTCCAACCAACAGATAGGAGTATCATTGATGCTGCGAGTGGGGGAGCACTTGCAAACAAGACACCGAGGGAAGCGTGGGAGCTCATCGAAGCCATGGCAGAGAACTCCCAGCAATTTGGCTTACGTGAGAGCAACCCTCCCCGTAGAGTCAACGAGGTAGAGACGTCATCCCTCCAGCAGCAGATATCGGAGCTAACATCCGTTGTTCGACAATTAGTGGTGGGAAATGTGCCCCAAGTAAAGGCCTGTGGAATCTGCACAAATATGGGCCACCATACTGACTCATGCCCTATATTGCAAGAGGATGGGGCTGAGCAAGTGAACATGGCTGGAGGCGTGCCCGCGCCCCGTAGGCAATACGATCCGTATTCCAATACGTACAATCCTGGTTGGAGAGATCACCCCAATCTCAGCTATGGTAGTAGGCCACAAAATGCATTCTCCAATCGGCCTCCAGGATTTCAGCAACCTTGGCAACATAAGTCTCAACCCTCGTCCTCAACCTCAGGGAGTTCTTTGGAAGAAATTGTCAAGAGTTTGGCCAACACTACCACTCAACTTGTCACGACCACCACTCAATTCCAACATGACACCAAAGCAGGCATGAAAGACATGGAGACTCGCATGAGTCAAATGGCAACTGCCATTAATCGCCTGGAGTCCCACGTCTATGGAAAATTGCCATCGCAACCTGAGGTAAACCCCAGAAATGTAAGTGCCATGACATTAAGGAGTGGCAAGGAGGTGGAGGGATCTAAGTTGACGATttcaaaaagcaaaagtgaggAGCAGATAGAAAAGGGAATTGAAGAGGAATGGCGCATTCACGAAGAGCCTAAA GTACCCAAGTACGCAAAATTCTTGAAAGACTTGTGCGTTAATAAAAGAAAGCTAAGGGGTGATGAAAGAGTGatggtaggagagaatgtatcaGCTGTACTTCAAAGGAAACTCCCACCCAAATGCCGAGATCCAG GGACACTAGATGCTTGTGTTAGTATAGACTACTGCATGACCTCCGCTCTCTTGGTTGTACTTCTGAGCTTTgaaatgcttgagggcaagcattgtctaggtgtggggggatttgatagagCAGTTATTGGGCATATTTTGCAGTGTTATTTTGgcctaattttggctatttaCGGTGCTAAGTACTGA
- the LOC113689982 gene encoding thymidine kinase-like — MMSSSFVKSSVSLNLSSMSTDAADQMGSANQPSGEIHVIIGPMFAGKTTSLLRRVKLESDSGRSVAMIKSSKDTRYATDAVVTHDGVKFPCWSMPDLSSFKQKIGVDAYEKLDVIGIDEAQFFDDLYDFCCEAADLDGKIVVVAGLDGDYLRRSFGSVLEVVPLADTITKLTARCELCRKKAFFTLRKTEETKTELIAGADVYMPVCRQHYVNIHVEAVRSVLKPHNVQANVSLDKAVVV; from the exons ATGATGTCTTCTTCCTTTGTTAAAAGCTCAGTTTCTTTGAACTTGAGCTCGATGTCTACTGATGCCGCCGATCAGATGGGATCCGCTAATCAGCCCTCCGGGGAGATCCACGTCATCATCGGGCCCATGTTTGCAGGCAAGACCACCTCTTTACTTCGCCGTGTCAAATTGGAATCCGACAGTGGCAG AAGTGTTGCCATGATAAAGTCAAGCAAGGACACAAGATATGCCACAGATGCAGTGGTGACCCATGATGGGGTGAAGTTCCCCTGTTGGTCAATGCCAGATCTTTCATCCTTTAAGCAGAAAATTGGAGTTGATGCCTACGAAAAG TTGGATGTGATTGGCATTGATGAAGCTCAATTCTTTGATGACCTGTATGATTTCTGCTGTGAGGCTGCTGATCTTGATGGGAAAATTGTAGTAGTTGCTGGCCTGGATGGAGACTATTTGAG GAGGAGTTTTGGCTCAGTTCTTGAAGTGGTACCACTTGCTGACACGATAACCAAGTTGACTGCACGATGTGAGCTCTGCAGGAAAAAGGCTTTCTTTACATTGAGGAAGACTGAGGAGACCAAGACAGAGCTAATAGCCGGTGCAGATGTTTATATGCCTGTTTGCCGCCAACACTATGTAAATATACACGTGGAAGCTGTAAGATCAGTCTTGAAACCTCACAATGTTCAAGCCAATGTGAGCCTTGATAAAGCCGTGGTTGTTTAG